One Gloeothece verrucosa PCC 7822 DNA window includes the following coding sequences:
- the map gene encoding type I methionyl aminopeptidase: MRILSDLFKAEQKQESSSTQPQQQQTNGLPPMKKSRRGIHLKSPAEIEIMRQAGKIVATVLKEISQMVEPGMTTADLDAYAEKRIRSLGAVPSFKGYYGFPGSICSSINHEVVHGIPNLKKQIRSGDVLKVDTGAYYQGYHGDSCITIAVGKVHPKAKRLIQVAEETLYKGIEQVKAGNYLLDIAGAIEDHVKVNKYSVVEDYTGHGVGKNLHEEPSVFNFRTNQLPNVKLKAGMTLAIEPILNAGSKHTRTLRDRWTVVTVDNSLSAQFEHTVLVTETGYEILTDRTNL; encoded by the coding sequence ATGAGAATTCTTAGCGATCTATTCAAAGCTGAACAAAAGCAAGAGTCATCCAGCACTCAACCCCAACAACAGCAAACCAATGGACTTCCTCCTATGAAAAAATCTCGTCGAGGGATTCATCTAAAATCCCCCGCAGAAATCGAAATTATGCGGCAAGCCGGCAAAATAGTCGCCACTGTCTTAAAAGAAATCTCTCAAATGGTTGAACCTGGTATGACAACGGCAGATCTTGATGCTTATGCCGAAAAACGGATTCGCTCCCTGGGCGCAGTACCTAGTTTTAAAGGATATTACGGCTTTCCGGGTTCGATTTGTTCCTCCATTAATCATGAAGTGGTACATGGTATACCCAACCTGAAAAAGCAAATTCGCTCAGGAGACGTGTTAAAAGTCGATACAGGGGCTTACTACCAAGGTTATCATGGAGATTCTTGTATTACGATTGCTGTGGGAAAGGTTCATCCTAAAGCAAAACGGTTAATTCAGGTGGCAGAAGAAACTTTATACAAAGGCATTGAACAAGTTAAAGCCGGCAATTATCTCTTAGATATCGCAGGTGCTATAGAAGACCATGTTAAAGTGAATAAATATAGTGTTGTGGAAGATTATACCGGTCATGGTGTGGGAAAAAATCTTCATGAAGAACCTTCGGTCTTTAATTTTCGCACTAATCAGCTACCCAATGTTAAGCTTAAAGCCGGTATGACTTTAGCCATCGAACCGATTTTAAATGCTGGTTCAAAGCATACTCGAACACTCCGCGATCGCTGGACAGTGGTTACTGTTGATAACTCTCTGTCGGCACAATTTGAACATACTGTATTAGTTACCGAGACGGGATACGAAATTTTAACAGATCGCACCAACCTTTGA